In one Neobacillus sp. CF12 genomic region, the following are encoded:
- a CDS encoding carbohydrate ABC transporter permease yields MQRTYRFKKFKFLQFTLLLLGAMVMMLPFWWMLLSSFKPAGELLQVPPTWFPKSFSLSNYEKVLEVMPFWHYLSNSVFIGVLNTFVGVLTSSLVGYVLAKYRFWGRKYVITIILVTMIIPYQVLMIPLFTIMMKIGWVDSYYVLTVPYFYNIFGIFLMRQFMLDVPNELIEAAKMDGCSHFRIFFTIVLPVVKPALATLSILLFMESWDSFLWPLISINSQEYMTLPIGLNSFLSEHFGRFDQLVTASVMSVLPMIIIFLIAQKSFIEGISLTGSK; encoded by the coding sequence GTGCAGAGGACTTATCGGTTTAAAAAGTTCAAATTCCTGCAATTTACACTGCTGCTGTTAGGAGCCATGGTAATGATGCTTCCATTCTGGTGGATGTTGTTGTCATCTTTTAAACCTGCAGGCGAATTACTGCAAGTTCCACCAACATGGTTTCCGAAAAGCTTCTCCCTGTCCAATTATGAAAAAGTATTGGAGGTTATGCCATTTTGGCATTACCTTTCAAATAGTGTGTTTATTGGAGTTTTAAATACATTTGTAGGTGTCTTAACCAGTTCTTTAGTCGGATATGTGCTCGCAAAATATCGTTTTTGGGGACGAAAATATGTCATTACAATCATTTTGGTGACAATGATTATTCCTTATCAAGTTCTGATGATTCCTTTGTTTACCATTATGATGAAAATTGGTTGGGTTGATTCTTATTATGTCTTAACAGTTCCTTATTTCTATAACATTTTTGGAATATTTTTAATGAGGCAATTCATGTTAGATGTACCGAATGAACTAATCGAAGCAGCTAAAATGGATGGATGCTCACATTTTCGAATTTTTTTCACAATCGTTTTGCCAGTTGTAAAGCCGGCTCTTGCAACACTAAGTATCCTCCTTTTCATGGAAAGTTGGGATTCATTTTTATGGCCGCTTATTTCGATCAATTCTCAGGAGTACATGACACTGCCAATTGGTCTTAACTCATTCTTAAGTGAACATTTTGGAAGATTTGATCAGTTGGTTACGGCTTCTGTAATGTCTGTCTTACCAATGATAATCATTTTTTTAATTGCTCAAAAGAGCTTTATAGAAGGAATTTCGCTTACCGGTTCCAAGTAA
- a CDS encoding SDR family NAD(P)-dependent oxidoreductase, translating to MELGLQGKSVVITGGTTGIGKAIASCLLEEGCHVSVCGRNKDKGAALVEELAFKGHQIVFECADASNHEEIERFAKNTIKRLGRIDIWINNAGIYPQKKLLEMTEYEWDEVMHINLKSVWQGSKIAASYMQENGSGVILNAASFAAFIPSAGSGAYAASKAAILSLTKTFAAELAPFNIRVNAYVPGVIETPMTGPIIEKNIDNMIQTIPLGKLGKPEDIANAVAFMASDVSSYMTGTYMEISGGKFCVQNPRFAWS from the coding sequence ATGGAGTTAGGTTTACAGGGGAAGTCAGTCGTAATCACCGGAGGAACTACTGGAATTGGTAAGGCTATAGCGAGCTGCCTTTTAGAAGAAGGCTGTCATGTTAGTGTTTGTGGAAGAAACAAAGATAAAGGGGCGGCTCTTGTTGAAGAGCTCGCCTTTAAAGGTCATCAAATTGTATTTGAATGTGCAGACGCATCAAATCATGAGGAAATAGAGAGGTTTGCTAAAAATACTATTAAGCGTTTAGGTCGGATCGATATTTGGATTAATAATGCAGGAATCTATCCTCAAAAAAAACTGTTGGAAATGACAGAATATGAGTGGGATGAGGTTATGCATATCAATTTGAAGTCAGTGTGGCAAGGTTCGAAGATTGCTGCAAGTTATATGCAAGAAAATGGAAGTGGAGTTATTCTAAATGCCGCATCATTTGCTGCCTTTATCCCTTCCGCAGGAAGTGGTGCGTATGCTGCTTCCAAGGCTGCAATTTTAAGTTTGACTAAAACTTTTGCTGCTGAACTTGCTCCTTTTAATATTCGAGTGAATGCATATGTTCCTGGTGTAATAGAAACACCTATGACAGGTCCTATTATCGAAAAAAACATCGATAATATGATCCAAACTATCCCTCTTGGTAAGTTAGGAAAGCCAGAGGATATTGCAAATGCAGTTGCCTTTATGGCATCAGATGTGTCCTCCTATATGACAGGTACATATATGGAGATTAGTGGTGGAAAATTTTGCGTCCAAAACCCAAGATTCGCTTGGTCGTAA
- a CDS encoding FAD-binding oxidoreductase, with amino-acid sequence MNATLLWEATSNYRNIKNTLDGEVETDAVIIGGGFTGLSTAYHLLKKGVKAVVLEQYEVGWGASGRNAGMILPGYHHSMTTIANQYGISAAKELFKFSLESINLVESIIKDRGISCDFNRNGHFLAAYKTKHMDALKREQEFLQKYCNYKTAIIEKKDMPFVLDSSLYHGGLLDPQSFSFHPLNYALGLAKAVEKLDGTIYENSQVIDIHYSSKYTIVRTTSGAIKAKHLVIATNGYTEGLIKKLSRSVLPIASYMIATEPLPPRLAKKLIPNNRMIFDTKNFLNYFRLTPDYRLIFGGKDSIRGVENNQTYEDVHTELLKVFPELEGFSVEYKWGGLLGMTSDFFPHVGQLENGTHFAVGCAGHGAAITTLLGKVIAQNITQEDRVKSKLEKLPLKEIPFHGQRALIINVVEMYYKLLDKLA; translated from the coding sequence ATGAATGCAACATTGTTATGGGAAGCAACTTCAAATTATCGTAATATAAAGAACACATTAGATGGGGAAGTAGAGACAGATGCAGTCATTATCGGTGGAGGATTCACAGGTCTTTCAACTGCATACCATCTTTTAAAAAAAGGGGTAAAAGCAGTTGTTCTCGAACAGTACGAGGTAGGTTGGGGAGCGAGCGGACGGAATGCAGGTATGATACTTCCAGGATATCACCATTCTATGACTACAATTGCTAATCAATATGGCATATCGGCTGCTAAGGAATTGTTTAAATTCTCCTTAGAAAGTATTAATCTCGTTGAGAGCATAATAAAGGATCGCGGAATATCGTGCGATTTCAATAGAAACGGCCATTTTTTAGCCGCATATAAAACCAAGCATATGGATGCTTTGAAAAGGGAGCAGGAATTTTTACAAAAGTATTGCAACTACAAAACTGCAATTATTGAAAAAAAAGATATGCCATTTGTACTTGATTCATCTTTGTATCATGGCGGTCTTTTAGATCCCCAAAGCTTTTCTTTTCATCCTTTAAACTATGCTCTTGGCTTAGCTAAAGCTGTAGAAAAACTGGATGGAACTATTTACGAAAATTCCCAAGTAATTGATATTCATTACTCCTCAAAATACACCATAGTAAGAACTACTTCAGGAGCTATAAAGGCAAAACATCTTGTAATTGCAACAAATGGATATACTGAGGGTCTTATAAAAAAATTATCAAGATCGGTCTTGCCAATTGCGAGCTATATGATTGCAACTGAACCACTCCCACCTAGACTTGCAAAAAAATTAATCCCAAATAATCGCATGATATTTGACACAAAGAATTTTCTCAATTATTTCAGATTAACGCCTGATTATCGTCTGATTTTTGGCGGAAAAGATAGTATTCGTGGAGTTGAAAATAACCAAACCTATGAAGATGTTCATACAGAGTTACTAAAGGTGTTCCCTGAATTAGAGGGTTTCTCGGTTGAATATAAGTGGGGAGGACTTTTAGGGATGACTTCAGATTTTTTCCCTCATGTTGGTCAATTGGAAAATGGAACACATTTTGCGGTAGGTTGTGCTGGACATGGGGCGGCTATCACAACACTTTTGGGCAAGGTCATAGCTCAAAACATTACACAAGAGGACCGGGTAAAAAGCAAACTAGAAAAACTCCCCTTAAAGGAAATCCCCTTTCACGGGCAGAGGGCTCTTATCATTAATGTTGTTGAAATGTATTACAAATTACTTGATAAATTAGCATAA
- a CDS encoding polysaccharide deacetylase family protein — translation MEQTKMNPFILNGSYIRSINFHNTPYFRVEEYESQFAFYRDHFEPVSEEDLDEFFETKRWNKKKPGLIINFYNGYRNNFDTMYPILEKYDFIGWFFLATEFLSIPANQQKKYASDHTLLLGTNEYEDARFALSWDEVRELSKRHVIASHTKTHSELIESSTDEDMVREIIGSKFEIEEQIQSEISAFVWLGGKEFAGNPYAASYLHQAGYRYLFSNLKIEKINK, via the coding sequence ATGGAACAAACAAAAATGAATCCATTCATACTTAATGGAAGTTATATCCGATCAATAAATTTCCATAATACTCCCTATTTCCGGGTAGAAGAGTACGAAAGTCAGTTTGCTTTTTATCGCGACCATTTTGAGCCAGTTTCTGAAGAAGATTTAGATGAGTTTTTTGAGACGAAACGATGGAATAAGAAAAAGCCTGGCTTAATTATCAATTTTTATAACGGATATCGGAATAACTTTGATACTATGTATCCTATTCTAGAAAAATACGATTTTATTGGATGGTTTTTTTTGGCCACAGAGTTTTTAAGTATACCAGCTAATCAGCAAAAGAAATATGCATCAGACCATACCTTATTACTTGGCACAAATGAATATGAGGATGCCCGTTTTGCTCTATCATGGGATGAGGTGCGTGAACTAAGCAAGCGTCATGTCATTGCCAGTCATACTAAAACACATAGTGAACTAATAGAATCTTCAACTGATGAGGATATGGTAAGGGAAATTATTGGCTCAAAGTTTGAAATCGAGGAGCAAATACAGTCCGAAATATCTGCATTCGTTTGGCTTGGAGGGAAAGAGTTCGCAGGAAATCCATATGCGGCAAGTTATCTCCATCAGGCTGGCTACCGCTATTTATTTAGTAATCTGAAGATTGAAAAAATTAATAAATGA
- a CDS encoding polysaccharide deacetylase family protein — MENTMLKEVQENLLRGQYIRAINYHNTHLADKSRLERELQYYQQNFSPVTLEDLNEFFITKKWKKDKPGLVLSMFEAYRNNYDIALPLLEKYGFVGWYHIITDFVDTPIEQQKEYARNHSIDIDQFDEYSQDQRYAMTWDEVRHVAKKHVICSHTRSHYRISLDTPDDVMKREIVESKHILEEKLQQEVAVYCWLGGAQFNSNPVAASYIKNAGYRFLFGNSKIHRIAN; from the coding sequence TTGGAAAACACGATGCTTAAAGAAGTTCAAGAGAATTTGTTACGTGGACAATATATTCGTGCAATTAATTATCATAATACGCATTTAGCAGATAAAAGTCGGTTAGAAAGAGAACTCCAATATTACCAGCAAAATTTCTCACCTGTTACTTTGGAAGATCTTAATGAATTTTTTATAACAAAAAAGTGGAAAAAAGATAAACCTGGACTTGTCCTTTCCATGTTTGAAGCATATCGGAACAATTATGATATTGCTTTACCTTTGCTCGAAAAATATGGATTTGTTGGGTGGTACCACATTATTACTGATTTCGTGGATACACCAATAGAACAACAGAAAGAATATGCCAGAAATCATAGTATTGATATTGATCAGTTTGATGAATATAGTCAGGATCAACGTTATGCGATGACTTGGGATGAAGTTCGACATGTAGCAAAAAAACATGTTATTTGCAGTCATACACGTAGTCACTACCGCATTTCATTAGACACTCCTGATGATGTAATGAAAAGAGAAATTGTAGAATCAAAACACATTTTAGAAGAAAAGCTCCAACAAGAAGTTGCTGTTTATTGCTGGCTTGGCGGTGCTCAGTTTAATAGCAATCCTGTGGCGGCCAGTTATATCAAAAATGCAGGATATCGCTTTTTATTTGGAAATAGTAAGATTCACAGAATTGCAAACTAA
- a CDS encoding carbohydrate kinase family protein, translating into MENPVGIIGNYNIDIMIGNVNEAPKWDTEILADRYEQRIAGTAGYMALALYNLNIPSVILSSVGQDDYGNFLVKALIERGLEAKGIERLANHQTCIGFVVVNKDGSRAITTVTGAHDHFDLEMYHKNKHLLKECKEIVICGTYLLPKFSLAEALVVAKEQRALGKKIYFDPSWDPNGWSEYTVSQTFELLKYVDVFMPNETELCHLTGKQNWRDALLFVSQFCGEVVVKLGSKGAAMIKDGKIIIESGKNVRAVDTTGAGDVFDMGYLFAARRGDDPSNRLVLGNTLASLVITQSNRTTYPTLQELMNK; encoded by the coding sequence ATGGAGAATCCAGTTGGAATTATTGGGAATTACAACATTGATATTATGATTGGAAATGTTAATGAAGCACCTAAATGGGATACCGAAATTTTGGCTGACCGTTATGAACAGCGCATTGCAGGAACAGCTGGATATATGGCGTTGGCACTATACAATCTGAACATTCCCTCAGTAATCCTTTCAAGCGTTGGCCAGGACGATTACGGGAATTTTTTGGTAAAAGCACTTATTGAACGCGGTCTTGAGGCAAAGGGAATAGAAAGGTTGGCGAATCACCAAACATGTATAGGGTTTGTCGTCGTTAATAAGGATGGCTCTCGTGCAATCACTACGGTTACAGGTGCACATGATCATTTTGATTTAGAGATGTACCACAAAAACAAGCACTTGCTTAAAGAATGTAAAGAAATTGTTATATGCGGCACGTATTTGCTCCCAAAGTTTTCTTTAGCCGAGGCACTAGTGGTAGCAAAAGAACAGAGAGCTCTTGGAAAGAAGATCTATTTTGATCCGAGTTGGGACCCTAATGGATGGTCTGAATATACAGTTTCACAAACGTTTGAGCTACTTAAGTACGTTGATGTGTTTATGCCGAATGAAACTGAGCTATGTCATCTTACTGGGAAACAAAACTGGCGAGATGCATTACTTTTTGTTAGTCAATTTTGTGGTGAAGTGGTTGTGAAGCTTGGGTCAAAAGGTGCTGCAATGATAAAAGATGGAAAAATTATCATTGAGAGTGGAAAGAATGTAAGGGCAGTTGATACCACTGGGGCAGGCGATGTTTTTGATATGGGTTATTTATTCGCTGCCCGACGTGGAGATGATCCTTCAAATCGGTTAGTACTTGGAAATACTTTAGCTTCTCTTGTAATCACTCAAAGTAATCGAACAACTTATCCTACACTTCAAGAACTAATGAACAAATAG
- a CDS encoding dihydroxy-acid dehydratase, producing MAVIYPHIENLINPYRDTVIGKSNEPITVAGLLDRSKQNMGSGFDGPKPDWTLENIYDRLEENAPRIAIIGGSADHPAHIMDYQTIAIVALRIWQNGGVPFQFSTPVMCDGTAQDNQGMSYSLQSRNAVAQMIVNQIESHSYHGAFVIQGCDKQPIGVVSALAQVDRVRRYRGESPFFATFAPAHVMSGGSYPEDLIEELMKVAERADFLGAADIAEDIRDTLNYVLVCSTNTSFQGVFERAKEKGIISKVEQKDFEKRLAVSTCSKDGGVCAFNGTGNSSRHMISGLGLVHPALELLTQSPSREQLHKAVDSLALLINNPKFSVTNLLATNIKNAIRIHSASGGSTNLMMHIVAGMLYGGFTFSLWDYDRIRQEYPIPDLFDYSLTEGRDIFKLARQCCSGSSKGMETLFYELLQNGVPMDLDAPTVTGTTWGERLVKQSHLSADLVEKDRVILSSPRRPFSGVDVLTGNFFESAVVKISGMSTPQLNSFDQKVNFVLYFENEEAANHSLLDLQFLEDIKRTQKFCHEHLLAVLKHNDPDNFVEFSILPYNELFDQMVEFGALKLTVVISGQGPDAFGMPEMYTPMQHINANRKLKKLVTIVSDGRYSGVTLGAAVGHVTPEALQDGGILYLQTGDLLFIDLSGKQIHFINPESFLKGKLDFNGFSEVKIVRQKVASDRIKAIKKRKLRVATSNHLTGHTDAAHGVVPISVYEAANIDFHNEAEFHCKSINEKK from the coding sequence ATGGCAGTTATATATCCTCATATTGAAAATCTAATTAATCCTTATCGTGATACGGTTATTGGAAAATCGAATGAGCCAATTACAGTAGCCGGTCTTTTGGACCGTTCCAAACAGAATATGGGTTCTGGCTTTGATGGCCCGAAGCCTGATTGGACATTAGAAAATATATATGATCGATTGGAAGAAAATGCTCCAAGGATTGCGATCATTGGTGGATCTGCTGATCATCCAGCTCATATAATGGATTACCAAACAATTGCTATTGTTGCTCTACGAATCTGGCAAAACGGCGGGGTACCATTCCAGTTTTCAACACCGGTAATGTGTGATGGGACTGCACAAGATAATCAGGGGATGAGTTATTCTCTCCAAAGCCGTAATGCTGTTGCACAAATGATTGTAAATCAAATCGAATCCCACAGTTACCATGGAGCGTTTGTGATTCAAGGGTGTGATAAACAACCAATAGGTGTAGTAAGTGCCTTAGCACAAGTTGACCGTGTAAGGCGTTATCGTGGAGAGTCACCTTTTTTTGCCACATTTGCTCCAGCACATGTAATGAGTGGTGGAAGCTATCCAGAGGACCTTATTGAGGAACTGATGAAAGTTGCAGAACGTGCTGACTTTTTAGGGGCAGCTGATATTGCTGAAGACATTCGTGATACCTTAAATTATGTTCTGGTGTGTTCAACCAATACCTCATTTCAAGGAGTATTTGAAAGGGCAAAGGAAAAAGGTATTATTTCGAAAGTTGAACAGAAAGATTTTGAAAAAAGATTAGCAGTTAGCACATGCAGTAAAGACGGTGGAGTTTGTGCATTTAATGGAACCGGCAACAGTTCACGCCATATGATCTCAGGTCTTGGACTAGTTCATCCGGCACTTGAGCTATTAACTCAGTCACCTTCTCGTGAACAACTCCATAAGGCGGTAGACAGTCTAGCTCTATTAATCAATAATCCTAAGTTTAGTGTAACAAATTTGCTGGCAACAAATATTAAAAACGCAATTCGTATTCATAGTGCATCTGGAGGATCGACTAATTTAATGATGCATATTGTAGCAGGTATGCTTTATGGAGGATTTACCTTTAGTCTTTGGGACTATGATCGAATTCGTCAAGAATATCCGATTCCAGATTTATTTGATTACAGCTTAACAGAGGGTCGTGATATTTTTAAGCTGGCAAGACAGTGTTGCAGTGGAAGTAGCAAAGGGATGGAGACCTTATTTTATGAATTACTGCAAAATGGGGTTCCAATGGATTTAGATGCTCCTACTGTAACTGGGACTACTTGGGGCGAGCGGCTTGTTAAACAGTCTCACTTATCTGCAGACCTGGTAGAGAAGGATCGGGTTATACTTTCTTCTCCGAGACGTCCTTTCAGTGGAGTGGATGTACTCACCGGGAACTTTTTTGAAAGTGCAGTTGTTAAAATAAGTGGTATGTCTACACCTCAGCTTAACTCTTTTGATCAAAAAGTTAACTTTGTACTTTACTTCGAAAATGAAGAAGCAGCAAATCACAGCTTACTTGATTTACAGTTTTTAGAAGATATTAAACGGACACAAAAATTCTGTCACGAACACCTACTTGCAGTTTTAAAGCATAATGATCCTGATAATTTCGTAGAATTTAGTATCCTACCATATAATGAGTTGTTTGATCAGATGGTTGAATTCGGAGCATTAAAACTGACTGTAGTCATCTCAGGACAGGGACCTGATGCCTTTGGTATGCCGGAAATGTATACCCCGATGCAGCATATTAATGCCAATCGAAAACTTAAGAAATTGGTGACAATTGTAAGTGATGGGCGTTATTCAGGTGTAACACTCGGTGCGGCTGTCGGCCATGTAACACCAGAAGCACTGCAGGATGGTGGAATTCTCTATCTCCAAACGGGTGATTTACTATTTATTGATCTTAGTGGAAAACAAATTCACTTTATTAATCCAGAGTCATTTTTAAAGGGAAAACTCGACTTTAATGGATTCTCTGAGGTTAAAATAGTAAGACAAAAAGTAGCTTCAGATCGAATAAAAGCTATAAAAAAACGTAAGCTTCGTGTAGCAACAAGTAATCATTTAACTGGGCATACAGATGCTGCTCACGGGGTTGTACCTATCTCAGTCTATGAAGCAGCGAATATTGATTTTCATAATGAAGCTGAGTTTCATTGTAAGAGTATAAATGAAAAAAAGTAA
- a CDS encoding sugar ABC transporter permease has product MNDTRISEQIGKKELEKKMERVRGLSKIKTTIEHDRFQSKFFILVVLIPTAVWFFTFMFYPIFLTFKNSFTDANLAYSEESFIGLENYKRLLSDPTFHIALKNTIFAFLYIVPTTLVLSLAAALLLNSFNKKIRETFTLFYFLPVVTSMVAISIVWSWLYNPSYGLFNYLLNLVGLPTQGFLTASKQALPSISAIQIWKDVGFYAVIFLAALRNIPKTYYEAATVDGANKFQIFRYITLPLLKPILIFVGIVSTIGAFKIFDPIKVITDGGPGNSTMVLVLYIIRQGITNSEIGYASAIAVVMFVIVLLVTLIQWFLTRTDKNEGIH; this is encoded by the coding sequence TTGAATGATACTAGGATATCTGAGCAAATTGGAAAAAAAGAATTGGAAAAGAAGATGGAAAGAGTCAGGGGATTATCAAAGATAAAAACTACTATTGAACACGATAGATTTCAGAGTAAATTTTTTATTCTAGTGGTGTTGATTCCAACCGCTGTTTGGTTTTTTACATTTATGTTCTATCCAATTTTTCTTACCTTTAAAAATAGTTTTACTGATGCAAATTTAGCATATAGCGAAGAAAGTTTTATTGGTCTAGAAAATTATAAAAGATTGCTAAGTGATCCTACTTTTCATATTGCCCTTAAAAATACAATTTTTGCTTTCCTTTACATTGTGCCAACTACTCTTGTCTTATCTCTTGCGGCAGCTCTATTACTTAATTCATTTAATAAGAAAATACGAGAAACTTTTACCTTGTTTTACTTTTTGCCTGTCGTCACTTCGATGGTTGCGATAAGTATTGTATGGTCTTGGCTATACAATCCAAGTTACGGACTATTCAATTACTTATTGAATCTGGTGGGGTTGCCCACACAAGGTTTTCTCACAGCATCAAAACAAGCATTGCCTTCTATTAGTGCAATCCAAATCTGGAAAGATGTGGGGTTTTATGCTGTCATTTTCTTAGCTGCCTTACGAAATATACCGAAAACCTACTATGAGGCTGCTACAGTAGATGGGGCTAATAAGTTTCAAATTTTTCGATACATTACGTTGCCTTTATTGAAACCAATTTTAATTTTTGTAGGTATTGTTTCAACAATTGGAGCATTCAAAATATTTGATCCTATTAAAGTCATAACCGATGGTGGCCCAGGAAACAGTACGATGGTTCTTGTTCTGTATATTATCCGTCAAGGGATTACCAATTCGGAGATTGGCTATGCATCTGCTATAGCTGTCGTAATGTTTGTAATCGTTTTATTGGTTACACTCATTCAGTGGTTCTTAACTCGAACAGATAAAAATGAAGGTATACATTGA
- a CDS encoding GntR family transcriptional regulator, with protein sequence MEKKLSHDSVIPLYYQLKEILLENIESGNWKPDDMIPSEIQLQQEYNISRNTVKKALDELVQEGWLTRIQGKGTFVSAPKIEQSLTNFYSFSKVMKKRGLNPRDIILEFKENDPRLGISKKLQISDHKKVYELKRLRCSGDDPIILETSFIPKDLFPNLSVKMLENNSLYDVMQNKYGIYVTKAKEIFEPVLIRSHESMILQVGEGNPALLLERIAYDNQGVPVEFCRSLIRGDRCRFYTELL encoded by the coding sequence ATGGAAAAAAAACTTAGTCACGATAGCGTTATACCGTTGTATTATCAATTGAAAGAAATATTATTAGAAAATATAGAATCTGGAAATTGGAAACCTGATGATATGATTCCTTCCGAAATTCAATTACAGCAGGAATACAATATTAGTAGGAATACAGTTAAAAAAGCATTGGATGAGCTTGTTCAAGAAGGATGGCTTACTAGAATTCAGGGCAAGGGTACCTTTGTATCTGCTCCTAAAATTGAACAATCACTAACAAATTTTTATAGTTTTAGTAAAGTGATGAAAAAAAGAGGACTAAATCCAAGAGACATAATACTTGAATTTAAAGAAAATGATCCCAGACTAGGAATTTCAAAAAAATTACAGATTTCTGATCACAAGAAAGTATATGAATTGAAGCGTTTGCGGTGCAGTGGAGATGACCCCATTATTTTAGAAACTTCATTTATCCCAAAGGACTTATTTCCCAATCTTTCAGTAAAAATGCTAGAAAATAATTCCTTGTATGATGTGATGCAGAATAAATATGGGATTTACGTAACAAAAGCAAAGGAAATTTTCGAACCTGTCCTTATTCGTAGTCATGAAAGCATGATTTTACAGGTAGGAGAAGGAAATCCTGCTCTACTTTTGGAACGCATTGCTTATGATAATCAAGGAGTTCCTGTTGAATTTTGCCGGTCTTTAATCCGTGGAGATCGTTGTCGTTTTTATACTGAACTTCTTTAG
- a CDS encoding ABC transporter substrate-binding protein, translated as MRKKVKWFLSTLFAVALISSILIGCSKETSNSGNGKEVNIKFWTQSDPTYKKAAQTLIDKFEKENPNIKVKLESFPEYSTKVSTAFNTGNAPDVLEMFGSSIKLAQGGKILPVPESVMSKEEIEKTFTSDSLKNRTYNGKYYGLPNEISMESPGLLISEDLVNKAGLTIPESWIKNNGPASWAELQDFSEKLTVIENGNMKQAGLGVIGGQEEAMFLSLIWQYGGDYRDEQNVKVNFTSPEAKKAIEFMQGLITGENRVHDKGFSKRFDGFVGKSVAMTIGAPWYAASISSDVQDFKYQYFNLPPFVDGSKPYFVTEGGWGYLVSSKSKHPEESWELVKFLLQKENQDYWTKEVGSISSRTDAAVNSNYDPTVGSIEKAITISTMISSNGRDAGAYTGDTSQLIWTIVRQNLAAILQGEVSADEGLKNMEDQANQMIERNNKK; from the coding sequence ATGAGAAAAAAGGTAAAATGGTTTCTTTCAACTTTATTTGCTGTGGCTTTGATTTCTTCTATTTTAATTGGATGTTCTAAAGAAACGTCTAATTCCGGTAATGGAAAAGAGGTAAATATCAAATTTTGGACACAATCAGATCCAACATATAAGAAAGCCGCACAAACATTAATTGACAAGTTTGAAAAGGAAAATCCAAACATCAAGGTTAAATTGGAATCTTTTCCGGAGTATTCAACCAAAGTGAGTACAGCTTTTAATACTGGAAACGCACCTGACGTTCTTGAGATGTTCGGAAGCTCAATTAAATTGGCTCAAGGAGGAAAGATTCTTCCAGTCCCGGAAAGTGTAATGAGTAAAGAAGAAATTGAAAAGACTTTTACTTCTGATAGTTTAAAGAACCGAACTTATAATGGGAAATATTATGGTCTTCCTAACGAAATTTCCATGGAGTCTCCAGGCTTGTTAATAAGCGAAGATTTGGTAAATAAAGCAGGACTAACCATTCCTGAGTCCTGGATTAAAAATAATGGACCTGCATCTTGGGCGGAGCTCCAGGATTTTTCTGAAAAATTAACGGTGATTGAGAATGGAAATATGAAACAAGCAGGTTTAGGTGTAATTGGTGGTCAGGAAGAGGCCATGTTTTTATCATTAATTTGGCAGTATGGAGGAGACTATCGAGATGAACAGAATGTTAAAGTCAACTTTACATCTCCAGAAGCGAAAAAAGCTATTGAATTTATGCAAGGCTTAATTACAGGTGAAAACAGAGTACATGATAAAGGTTTTAGTAAACGGTTTGATGGTTTTGTAGGAAAATCAGTCGCCATGACTATAGGGGCACCTTGGTATGCGGCTAGTATCAGTTCGGATGTCCAAGATTTTAAATACCAGTATTTTAACCTCCCTCCATTTGTTGATGGTTCAAAACCATACTTTGTAACTGAAGGCGGATGGGGATATCTGGTGAGTTCTAAATCAAAACATCCTGAAGAGTCTTGGGAACTAGTGAAATTCTTACTACAAAAAGAAAATCAAGATTATTGGACAAAAGAGGTAGGATCTATTTCTTCTAGAACAGATGCCGCTGTTAACAGTAATTATGATCCTACAGTAGGTTCAATAGAAAAAGCGATTACGATCTCAACAATGATTAGTAGTAATGGGCGTGACGCTGGTGCTTATACTGGAGATACTAGCCAATTAATTTGGACAATTGTTCGTCAAAACCTCGCTGCCATATTACAAGGAGAAGTATCAGCTGATGAAGGTTTGAAAAATATGGAAGACCAAGCAAATCAAATGATTGAAAGAAATAATAAAAAATAA